The Deltaproteobacteria bacterium genome includes a window with the following:
- a CDS encoding zf-HC2 domain-containing protein — protein MMCIEVVRSIPLLLDDELDLANAQEVEAHIQQCASCRAVLEHEGRLRLALLQVSQQVTASASLRRKVNALIVNERPQSRWVHAWPAVAAASLLIVLIWKGQTTNHVSDLDVIAKGPDLPMDVVAADVAPLQAYFSSKLPFAVHLPHISDGAVNSFGGRVMNLRNRYAAFVRYNMQRGHVSMLVYEDNDEDFPETAPLYRIGNERMLVKQVRGYTVAKWRSSGLTYSVVTDLPVEEFSTLVRARR, from the coding sequence ATGATGTGCATAGAAGTAGTACGTTCGATACCGTTGCTTTTAGACGACGAACTTGATCTTGCTAATGCTCAAGAAGTCGAAGCGCATATTCAACAATGTGCTAGCTGTCGGGCCGTGCTTGAACATGAAGGGCGTTTACGTTTAGCACTACTCCAAGTTAGCCAGCAGGTGACGGCTTCGGCGTCATTGCGTCGTAAAGTTAATGCCTTAATCGTTAACGAACGACCACAGTCGCGTTGGGTGCACGCTTGGCCAGCAGTTGCCGCAGCGTCATTACTAATAGTGCTTATCTGGAAAGGACAAACAACAAATCACGTTAGCGATTTAGATGTCATCGCCAAAGGGCCTGACTTGCCAATGGATGTTGTTGCTGCTGATGTAGCGCCACTGCAAGCTTACTTTAGTAGTAAACTACCTTTTGCAGTGCACTTGCCACATATTTCTGATGGTGCGGTAAATAGTTTTGGTGGCCGCGTAATGAATTTGCGCAACCGCTACGCTGCTTTTGTGCGCTACAACATGCAACGTGGTCATGTGTCGATGTTGGTTTATGAAGATAACGATGAAGACTTTCCTGAAACCGCACCGCTTTATCGCATTGGTAATGAGCGCATGTTAGTAAAACAAGTGCGTGGTTATACTGTGGCCAAATGGCGTTCAAGCGGGCTTACTTATTCGGTAGTAACTGATTTGCCGGTTGAAGAATTTTCAACCTTGGTGCGCGCTCGGCGGTAA
- a CDS encoding sigma-70 family RNA polymerase sigma factor, with protein MSFLGWLKSNSSDEIEGLIETHLDGLYSLALRYMRDRALAEDLVQDTVVRILHFRDRFTPGTNFKAWAYTILTHTFIHRYRRQKRERVLLDGQSRVDVDQQLHSEQSREFASRPENSYLQNMLSDDVVKALDSIPEEYRTVVILCDVEGLTYKEISDIISSPVGTVMSRLYRGRRMLEVKLYDLACERGIVRGKSQDSQQVASNDKVLDINVFRRRKSG; from the coding sequence ATGAGTTTTTTAGGGTGGCTTAAAAGTAATAGCTCAGACGAGATAGAGGGTCTTATTGAGACTCATCTTGATGGTCTGTATAGTTTGGCTTTGCGTTATATGCGAGATCGGGCCTTAGCTGAAGATCTAGTACAAGATACTGTTGTGCGTATATTGCATTTTCGCGACCGTTTCACTCCTGGCACTAATTTTAAAGCGTGGGCCTATACAATTTTAACGCATACTTTTATTCATCGTTATCGTCGACAAAAGCGTGAACGCGTATTATTAGATGGTCAGAGCAGGGTTGACGTTGACCAACAATTGCATTCTGAGCAGTCACGCGAATTTGCCTCTCGACCTGAAAATTCTTATCTGCAAAATATGCTATCTGATGATGTAGTAAAAGCTTTAGATAGCATCCCTGAAGAATATCGTACGGTAGTTATACTCTGTGATGTTGAGGGGCTAACTTATAAAGAAATCTCTGATATTATTTCAAGTCCGGTTGGTACAGTGATGAGTCGTCTATATCGTGGCCGACGCATGTTAGAGGTTAAGTTATATGATTTGGCTTGCGAGCGCGGTATTGTGCGTGGCAAGTCTCAAGATTCTCAGCAAGTAGCAAGCAACGATAAGGTGCTTGATATTAACGTATTTCGACGCCGCAAGAGCGGCTAA